One window from the genome of Aptenodytes patagonicus chromosome 4, bAptPat1.pri.cur, whole genome shotgun sequence encodes:
- the TMEM129 gene encoding E3 ubiquitin-protein ligase TM129 isoform X2, which translates to MESPAVTFTLAYLVFAVCFVFPPDEVRSAGLTVQSLLAAWLGSEDAAFVQYHLRRSTGTLLAHSLLPLGYYLGMCFAAPEKHLCFFYLASRGWKIFFFFAVLFPAVTSALAYYWSRKGWNNHPLARTLAVHALPQSGWRAVASSINTEFRRIDKFATGTPGARVIVTDTWVIKVTTYCLHVAQQQDIHLTVTDSRQHELTPDSNMPVQFLTIRVASINPYVKAFDIRLNSTEYGELREKLHAPISNAANVVIHQSLSDLFLETFTSLVEMNQTYPVPSTQAGAGPQ; encoded by the exons ATGGAGAGCCCGGCGGTGACCTTCACTCTGGCCTACCTGGTGTTCGCCGTCTGCTTCGTCTTCCCGCCCGACGAGGTGCGCTCGGCGGGGCTGACGGTGCAGAGCCTGCTGGCCGCCTGGCTGGGCAGCGAGGACGCGGCCTTCGTGCAGTACCACCTGCGGCGCAGCACCGGCACGCTGCTGGCGcactccctcctgcccctgg gtTATTACCTTGGTATGTGCTTTGCTGCACctgaaaaacatctttgttttttcTACCTGGCTTCCAGAGGAtggaaaattttcttcttcttcgcTGTTCTCTTTCCAGCAGTCACCAGTGCCCTGGCATATTACTGGTCACGGAAAGGTTGGAATAATCATCCGTTAGCCCGAACGCTTGCTGTTCATGCTCTCCCGCAGTCGGGTTGGAGGGCAGTAGCTTCTTCCATCAATACAGAATTTAGGAGGATCGACAAATTTGCTACCGGCACCCCAGGAGCGAGGGTTATTGTTACGGACACATGGGTGATTAAAGTGACCACCTACTGTTTACACGTTGCCCAGCAGCAGGACATTCATTTGACGGTGACAGACTCCAGACAGCATGAACTCACCCCAGACTCAAATATGCCTGTGCAGTTCCTCACCATCCGTGTTGCCAGTATTAATCCCTACGTGAAGGCATTTGATATCCG gttGAACTCCACAGAGTATGGGGAACTCCGAGAAAAGCTCCATGCTCCCATCAGCAATGCAGCTAATGTTGTGATCCATCAAAGCCTTAGTGATTTATTTCTAGAAACCTTTACATCTCTGGTGGAAATGAACCAGACATATCCTGTTCCAAGCACTCAG